One Cryomorphaceae bacterium genomic region harbors:
- a CDS encoding T9SS C-terminal target domain-containing protein, translating into MKKVYSFLAVAAIFALSTTAIAQTQRMVLIEKGSNASCGPCAAQNPGFHSMLSTVDDKHVAISYQWYFPGFDPMNQHNPTEANARFSTYYGNNGVPTAMIDGVVPTNAYPGFNGGYAGSPAGFSASMINDRYAVPSPFQIDIDYSITPSAITAEVTVTATQSVSGNNLKLRIAAIERVIQFASAPGTNGETTFYNVMKKFMPNTNGLNLQNSWVAGDSQTFTQSWTHQNIYDFGQLSVVAFVQNDANKEVMQAARADDAVLESSMSHAAIVYNLNAPADVCVGSNTISPQVTLRNTGNQNLTSADIVASVGGAQATYNWTGNLALMSEATITLDPITFDAVDGTNTLEVEVQNPNNNSNEEGTSSVSTDLTAAPDAGIGVLVTIVTDNYGDETYWRILNEDGAKVAEGGNPNVENNFGTGNFPPPAGTGTYANNQTYNHEVELDANGCYTFEIFDYFGDGMCCQYGQGSYTVRNLTTNAILMQGGDFGGMESGKFARTGSSSVSEYDLNKNLLVYPNPVVNDLRVELNMVEHARVMIDVYDLTGKIVYSQDFGMQPAGEFVTTMQFGNLSSGMYLLNLRANDTSITRKLTVNR; encoded by the coding sequence ATGAAAAAAGTTTACTCATTTCTTGCTGTTGCTGCGATTTTCGCGCTGAGCACAACAGCCATTGCTCAGACCCAGCGAATGGTTCTGATTGAAAAAGGCTCGAATGCCTCCTGCGGTCCGTGTGCTGCCCAAAACCCCGGATTTCACTCCATGCTCAGCACTGTAGATGACAAGCATGTTGCCATCAGCTACCAGTGGTACTTTCCAGGGTTTGACCCCATGAACCAGCACAACCCAACTGAGGCAAACGCGCGCTTCTCAACCTATTATGGTAATAATGGGGTGCCTACCGCGATGATAGACGGTGTTGTGCCCACCAATGCATACCCTGGTTTCAACGGGGGCTATGCGGGTTCGCCGGCAGGTTTCTCCGCTTCTATGATCAACGATCGTTACGCCGTGCCCTCTCCTTTCCAGATTGACATCGATTACTCTATCACTCCTTCGGCCATTACTGCTGAGGTGACTGTAACCGCCACTCAATCCGTTAGCGGCAACAACCTTAAGCTGCGAATCGCTGCCATTGAGCGGGTGATTCAATTTGCTTCTGCCCCCGGAACCAACGGCGAAACTACTTTCTACAATGTTATGAAGAAATTCATGCCCAACACCAACGGACTGAACCTTCAAAACTCATGGGTAGCCGGCGACAGCCAGACATTTACCCAAAGCTGGACGCACCAGAACATCTACGATTTTGGACAATTGTCGGTAGTTGCTTTCGTTCAAAATGATGCCAATAAGGAAGTGATGCAAGCCGCACGGGCTGATGATGCCGTACTCGAATCATCCATGAGCCACGCGGCCATTGTTTACAATCTGAATGCTCCTGCAGATGTATGTGTGGGAAGCAACACCATCTCCCCACAGGTAACGCTCCGCAACACCGGTAACCAAAACCTTACCTCTGCCGACATTGTGGCCTCAGTGGGTGGAGCACAAGCCACCTACAACTGGACAGGGAACCTCGCCCTCATGAGTGAGGCTACCATTACTCTGGATCCGATTACCTTCGATGCCGTGGACGGCACAAACACCCTGGAGGTGGAGGTTCAAAACCCAAACAACAACTCCAATGAGGAAGGAACATCAAGCGTTTCTACCGATTTAACTGCCGCTCCGGATGCAGGTATAGGCGTATTGGTGACCATAGTTACAGACAATTATGGCGACGAAACCTACTGGCGTATTCTGAACGAAGACGGTGCGAAAGTAGCTGAAGGCGGTAATCCCAATGTAGAAAATAACTTTGGTACCGGAAATTTCCCCCCTCCGGCCGGAACGGGTACCTATGCCAACAACCAGACCTACAACCATGAGGTTGAGCTGGACGCAAACGGATGTTACACCTTTGAAATTTTCGATTACTTTGGTGATGGTATGTGCTGCCAATACGGCCAGGGCTCTTACACGGTGCGAAACCTTACCACCAATGCCATCCTGATGCAAGGTGGCGACTTTGGGGGAATGGAAAGCGGCAAGTTTGCCCGCACAGGATCAAGCTCCGTTTCTGAGTACGATCTGAACAAAAACCTGCTCGTGTATCCCAACCCTGTAGTGAACGACCTCCGAGTTGAACTCAACATGGTTGAGCATGCCCGCGTGATGATTGACGTGTACGACCTCACCGGAAAAATCGTATACTCTCAAGACTTTGGGATGCAGCCTGCCGGTGAGTTTGTAACCACCATGCAGTTTGGCAACCTCAGCAGCGGAATGTACTTGTTGAACCTACGGGCCAATGATACCAGCATTACCCGCAAACTCACTGTGAACAGATAA
- a CDS encoding T9SS C-terminal target domain-containing protein: MKALLFFGLLLPLFVKGQELVLRGDTAEASNLTLTIHTDCWPEENTWKITDEWNDEIYSGGPYPGVILDEIIVAMWLETGTYTFTFYDAAGDGLFGTQWGNLCAANGSILLQDAGGNVQLDYDGSFNFDSLTVTFTFDESVGIHEIDPSPVVKLYPNPASDIVFIEMEWNRREPLVHLEVFGTDGRLWLRKDIASIDGHSVLSTLDIGHLPSGLYLVTTRNQSFSNTQKLIRH, from the coding sequence TTGAAAGCACTTCTGTTTTTCGGACTTCTACTACCGCTCTTTGTCAAAGGGCAGGAATTGGTGTTGCGCGGAGATACGGCAGAGGCCTCAAACCTCACCCTCACCATCCATACCGACTGCTGGCCCGAAGAAAACACCTGGAAAATTACGGATGAGTGGAACGACGAAATTTATTCAGGAGGGCCCTACCCGGGGGTTATACTGGATGAAATCATTGTTGCGATGTGGCTCGAAACCGGCACCTATACATTTACTTTCTACGATGCCGCCGGCGACGGTCTGTTTGGAACGCAATGGGGAAATCTTTGCGCGGCCAACGGCAGCATTCTCCTGCAGGACGCAGGCGGAAACGTGCAGCTTGATTACGACGGAAGCTTCAACTTCGACTCCCTCACTGTTACTTTCACCTTTGACGAGTCAGTGGGAATTCACGAAATCGACCCCAGCCCCGTTGTAAAACTGTACCCTAATCCTGCCTCAGATATCGTGTTCATAGAAATGGAATGGAACCGTCGCGAACCGCTGGTGCACCTGGAAGTGTTTGGCACGGATGGCAGGCTATGGCTGCGAAAAGATATCGCCTCAATCGACGGACATTCGGTTTTGAGTACCCTTGATATCGGCCACCTACCCTCAGGCTTGTACCTGGTTACCACCCGCAATCAGTCGTTTTCGAACACCCAAAAACTCATCCGACATTGA
- a CDS encoding TlpA family protein disulfide reductase, whose translation MKNFALILGLVLAASFSHAQSGQFQVPNVKVKDLKGNWINTSHFDNDGKPMIINFWATWCMPCKRELNNIAEVYPDWVDETGVKLIAISIDDARSESRVIPYVNGADWDYEVYIDSNADFKRAMNVNNVPHTFLVDASGNVVWQHNNYAPGDEDKLYKEIKALVGMR comes from the coding sequence ATGAAAAATTTTGCATTGATTCTGGGCCTTGTACTGGCCGCTTCTTTCTCTCACGCTCAATCAGGGCAGTTTCAGGTTCCCAACGTTAAGGTGAAAGACCTGAAAGGAAACTGGATCAACACATCGCACTTTGACAACGACGGCAAGCCCATGATCATCAACTTTTGGGCTACGTGGTGCATGCCCTGCAAGCGGGAGCTGAACAACATTGCTGAAGTATATCCCGATTGGGTGGATGAAACGGGTGTAAAACTGATTGCCATCTCCATTGATGATGCAAGGAGCGAATCGCGCGTGATACCCTACGTAAATGGTGCCGACTGGGATTACGAAGTGTACATTGACTCCAATGCTGACTTTAAGCGCGCCATGAACGTGAACAACGTTCCCCACACATTTTTGGTAGATGCCTCGGGCAATGTAGTGTGGCAACACAACAACTACGCTCCCGGCGATGAGGACAAGCTCTACAAAGAAATCAAAGCCCTGGTGGGTATGCGTTAA
- a CDS encoding PorT family protein, with product MTRTYTAITTLLSFTLTMVFTASSAQKSDDSWRIGLSAGMNTSALLGDPDGNFQKIGVTAGVIAYKPMSEKSSFETGLYFFQKGVRIQPNLDLNIFSDYRLSLNYLDVPLLYVYRISRLEVELGPSLGILISQNEEDLEAQTSGSPGFNLLEVAANAGVRWRAADNFRLGLRYHLALLPSQSLTAGGISTLRGRHNHAIVLYGTFLF from the coding sequence ATGACACGTACTTACACCGCGATCACCACATTGTTAAGCTTCACCCTAACTATGGTTTTTACGGCCAGCAGTGCGCAAAAGTCAGATGACTCATGGCGTATTGGTCTCTCTGCCGGAATGAATACCAGCGCCCTGTTGGGTGACCCGGATGGTAATTTTCAGAAGATTGGTGTTACCGCCGGAGTGATTGCCTACAAACCCATGAGTGAAAAAAGCTCGTTCGAAACGGGTCTGTATTTCTTCCAAAAAGGGGTGCGCATTCAACCCAATCTGGATCTCAACATTTTCAGCGACTACAGACTTTCGCTTAACTATCTTGATGTACCCCTTCTCTACGTGTACCGTATTTCGAGGCTTGAAGTGGAGCTGGGCCCGTCGCTGGGCATTCTGATCTCGCAAAACGAAGAAGACCTGGAGGCCCAAACCTCGGGGTCACCCGGATTCAATCTGCTGGAAGTAGCCGCAAACGCTGGAGTTCGTTGGAGGGCTGCCGACAATTTTCGGCTTGGTTTGCGCTATCACCTCGCCCTTTTGCCATCGCAATCCCTCACTGCAGGAGGTATCTCCACATTGCGCGGCCGGCACAACCACGCCATTGTGCTTTACGGCACCTTTTTATTCTAG
- the ruvB gene encoding Holliday junction branch migration DNA helicase RuvB: MGEEEHFDFREESKATDREVDRVLRPKVFDDFAGQRSTTENLKVFVAAALKRGESLDHVLLHGPPGLGKTTLANIIANEMGVGIRITSGPVLDKPGDLAGLLTNLEPNDVLFIDEIHRLSPVIEEYLYSAMEDYKIDIMIDSGPNARTVQIALNPFTLIGATTRSGLLTAPLRARFGINARLEYYDTETLTHIVHRSSELLDIPITDEAAFEVASRSRGTPRIANALLRRVRDFAQIKGDGTIETNIARHALNALNVDQRGLDDMDNRILRAIIEKFGGGPVGLTTIATAVGEDPGTIEEVYEPFLIQEGYLSRTPRGRQATPAAFAHFNQDLPADQGRLF; encoded by the coding sequence ATGGGCGAGGAAGAGCACTTTGATTTCAGGGAAGAGTCGAAAGCTACCGATCGGGAAGTTGACCGCGTACTCAGGCCCAAGGTTTTCGACGATTTTGCCGGTCAGCGCAGCACCACCGAAAACCTGAAAGTTTTTGTGGCAGCGGCGCTCAAGCGGGGGGAATCACTGGACCACGTGTTGCTACACGGCCCGCCCGGTCTTGGCAAAACAACTCTCGCCAACATCATCGCCAACGAAATGGGAGTAGGCATACGCATTACTTCCGGGCCGGTACTCGACAAGCCCGGTGATTTGGCTGGGCTGCTTACCAATCTTGAGCCCAACGACGTGTTGTTCATTGATGAGATACATCGTTTGAGTCCGGTGATTGAAGAGTACCTCTACTCTGCCATGGAGGATTACAAGATTGACATCATGATTGACTCCGGGCCCAATGCGCGCACGGTGCAGATTGCACTGAACCCCTTTACCTTGATAGGCGCCACCACGCGTTCGGGTTTACTAACAGCTCCGCTCAGAGCGCGTTTTGGAATCAATGCCAGGCTTGAGTACTACGATACGGAGACCCTGACCCATATTGTGCACCGCTCATCGGAGTTGCTGGATATACCCATTACCGACGAAGCTGCGTTTGAGGTAGCATCGCGCAGCCGTGGTACACCCCGTATCGCCAATGCATTGTTGCGGAGGGTGCGCGATTTTGCCCAGATTAAAGGCGATGGTACCATTGAAACCAACATCGCGCGCCATGCTCTCAATGCGCTGAATGTGGACCAACGCGGATTGGACGACATGGACAACCGCATTCTAAGGGCCATTATTGAAAAATTTGGCGGCGGACCGGTGGGTTTAACCACCATTGCCACCGCGGTGGGCGAAGATCCGGGCACCATCGAGGAAGTGTACGAGCCGTTCTTAATACAGGAGGGCTATTTAAGCAGAACGCCGCGTGGCAGACAAGCTACTCCGGCGGCGTTTGCACATTTTAATCAGGATTTACCTGCTGATCAGGGCAGGCTTTTTTAG
- a CDS encoding glycosyltransferase, with amino-acid sequence MQKICVVIPCYNEASRLPVQEIKRFVAQAKPGIHLLLVNDGSTDQTAEVTENLSRDFPDRIRTLNLETNSGKAEAVRQGALFCLSWKEFDGIAYFDADLSTPLNELSRLQTVIIQNPDCAFVFGARIKLLGNQVHRNLTRHYFGRVFSTLASMILGLPVYDTQCGAKLLRASLVEVVFSKSFLSRWLFDIEVFARIVCARGYAYALGNMREVPLETWIEKGDSRITFTYLLKVPFELLRIYFNYRPCLRAARNKTYES; translated from the coding sequence ATGCAGAAAATCTGCGTAGTTATACCATGTTACAATGAGGCCAGCCGGCTACCGGTTCAGGAAATCAAACGTTTCGTGGCCCAGGCCAAGCCAGGTATTCATCTGCTGTTGGTGAACGACGGAAGCACCGACCAAACGGCGGAAGTTACAGAAAACCTTAGCCGGGATTTTCCCGATCGCATCCGCACCCTTAATCTGGAAACAAACAGTGGAAAAGCAGAGGCTGTTCGGCAGGGAGCATTGTTTTGTTTGAGTTGGAAGGAGTTTGATGGCATCGCTTATTTCGATGCGGATTTATCCACTCCCCTCAACGAATTGAGCCGCCTGCAAACAGTGATAATTCAAAATCCGGATTGTGCATTTGTTTTTGGAGCGCGAATCAAACTTTTGGGAAACCAGGTTCATCGCAATCTCACCCGTCATTACTTCGGCCGCGTTTTCTCTACACTTGCCAGCATGATCCTTGGGCTTCCGGTTTACGATACACAGTGCGGGGCCAAGCTTTTGCGCGCCTCGCTGGTGGAAGTAGTCTTCAGTAAATCGTTTTTAAGCAGATGGCTCTTTGACATTGAGGTTTTTGCGAGAATCGTTTGTGCCAGGGGCTACGCGTATGCACTTGGAAATATGCGCGAGGTTCCACTCGAAACCTGGATTGAAAAAGGTGACTCGCGCATAACTTTCACATACCTTCTCAAAGTGCCATTTGAACTATTGCGCATCTACTTTAATTATCGCCCATGTTTGAGGGCTGCCCGAAACAAAACGTATGAAAGCTGA
- a CDS encoding class I SAM-dependent methyltransferase translates to MVRVFGGQWFLKGLTNILAKPLLLAHKVKKAAMDLIEARNLHYNENERHPWERARLKVIQSIMKDVLKTRPNERLHVLDLGCGDTFVVQSLALASPQNSYSAVDIAFTDDMLSEIHEQLKDKPIRAYKSLKDIDYSTIPKVDVVLLLDVIEHIEDDVAFMQWLRNFPSITDETRFIITVPAYASLHTVRDVFLKHYRRYTSRVLKGNLASAGFATERRGYFFLSLLIPRLLVKIKELITRPAPNTNMGIGVWKGSRLLSALMISVLYADFKILFVLNKLGLRLPGLSTYAVCRKSA, encoded by the coding sequence ATGGTGCGCGTTTTCGGCGGCCAATGGTTCCTGAAAGGTTTGACCAACATATTGGCGAAACCACTACTTTTAGCACACAAAGTCAAAAAAGCCGCGATGGACCTCATCGAAGCAAGAAATCTGCATTACAACGAAAATGAGCGCCACCCCTGGGAAAGGGCCCGCTTGAAAGTTATTCAGAGCATCATGAAAGATGTGCTGAAAACCCGTCCAAACGAGCGGTTGCACGTTCTGGATCTTGGCTGTGGGGATACTTTTGTTGTGCAGTCTTTGGCGCTCGCATCACCTCAAAACTCCTATTCAGCGGTAGATATAGCCTTTACCGATGATATGTTGAGCGAAATCCATGAGCAATTGAAAGACAAACCCATCAGGGCATATAAGTCGCTCAAAGATATTGATTACAGCACCATCCCTAAGGTGGATGTAGTGCTGCTGCTTGATGTGATTGAACATATTGAAGATGATGTGGCTTTCATGCAATGGCTGCGGAATTTTCCCTCAATTACCGATGAAACGAGGTTTATCATCACCGTGCCGGCGTATGCCTCCCTGCATACCGTGCGCGATGTGTTTTTGAAGCATTACCGCCGCTACACCTCACGCGTGCTGAAAGGTAATCTGGCATCTGCGGGTTTCGCAACGGAAAGGAGGGGTTACTTTTTTCTGAGCTTGCTGATACCGCGTTTGTTGGTGAAGATAAAAGAGCTCATTACCCGGCCAGCTCCCAACACCAACATGGGGATTGGCGTTTGGAAGGGGAGCCGTTTGCTCTCGGCTTTGATGATATCGGTATTGTACGCGGATTTCAAGATCCTCTTTGTGCTGAACAAGCTGGGCTTGCGATTGCCCGGACTTTCAACCTACGCCGTATGCAGAAAATCTGCGTAG
- a CDS encoding Crp/Fnr family transcriptional regulator, whose amino-acid sequence MYNVVNESYGFIFDPELVREIAESGQLLDVESGELIMDIGQSISHMPLLIKGSMKVMREDQEGKELLLYFLERGDTCTMSLSCCLGNKKSEIRAIAEEPTRLVMIPVDKMDEWLQRFKSWRNFIFDSYQIRLNELMETLDSLAFMRMDERLEKYLHDRVKLMGDTTVTHTHQQIANDLNTSRVVVSRLLKQLERQGKIKLGRNKIEVLNF is encoded by the coding sequence ATTTATAACGTTGTAAACGAGAGCTATGGATTTATTTTTGATCCTGAGCTTGTGCGTGAGATTGCTGAATCAGGCCAGCTGCTGGACGTGGAGTCCGGAGAATTGATTATGGATATCGGGCAATCCATCTCCCACATGCCTTTGCTTATAAAAGGCAGTATGAAGGTGATGCGTGAGGATCAGGAAGGTAAAGAACTGTTGCTCTACTTTCTTGAACGCGGCGATACCTGCACCATGTCATTATCCTGCTGCCTTGGCAACAAAAAGAGTGAAATTCGGGCCATTGCAGAAGAACCTACCCGGCTGGTAATGATTCCAGTAGACAAAATGGACGAGTGGTTGCAGCGCTTTAAGAGCTGGCGCAATTTCATTTTCGACTCCTACCAGATCAGACTTAACGAATTGATGGAAACGCTGGACAGCCTTGCGTTTATGCGCATGGACGAGCGCCTTGAGAAATACCTCCACGATCGCGTAAAACTGATGGGCGACACCACGGTGACCCATACACACCAGCAAATTGCCAACGACCTCAACACCTCACGCGTAGTGGTGTCGCGCCTGTTGAAACAACTGGAACGTCAGGGTAAAATCAAGCTGGGCCGCAATAAGATTGAAGTGCTGAACTTCTAA
- the accC gene encoding acetyl-CoA carboxylase biotin carboxylase subunit, which translates to MFKKILIANRGEIALRVIRTCKEMGIKTVAVYSKADADSLHVRFADEAVCIGPAPSSESYLKIPSIIAAAEITNSDAIHPGYGFLSENAKFSRVCQENNIKFIGALPEQIESMGDKASAKMTMKKAGVPTVPGSDGLIEDLKEAKKMAKEIGYPVMIKATAGGGGKGMKVIWEEKELEESLEKAMREAQAAFGNSGMYMEKFVEEPRHIEIQIAGDQFGTFCHMSERDCSIQRRHQKLVEETPSPFMTKALRKAMGEAAIKAAAAVDYEGVGTVEFLVDKNRNFYFMEMNTRIQVEHTITEEVITYDLIKEQIKIAAGIPISGKNYEPTMHAIQCRINAEDPFNDFRPSPGKITDYHEPGGHGIRLDTHVYAGYTIPPNYDSMISKLITVAQTREEAILKMQRALDEYIIEGIKTTVPFHQALFKNEEFRAGNYTTKFMESFNIKDYQ; encoded by the coding sequence ATGTTTAAGAAAATCCTCATAGCCAATCGCGGCGAAATAGCCCTGCGCGTCATTCGTACATGCAAGGAAATGGGAATCAAAACGGTAGCCGTTTACTCAAAAGCCGATGCCGATAGTCTCCACGTGCGTTTTGCCGACGAAGCAGTATGCATTGGCCCGGCACCCAGCTCTGAATCCTACCTCAAGATTCCGAGCATTATTGCCGCTGCTGAGATCACCAACTCAGATGCCATACACCCCGGATACGGCTTCTTGTCTGAAAATGCCAAATTTTCCAGGGTTTGTCAGGAAAACAACATCAAGTTTATCGGTGCCCTACCCGAGCAGATTGAATCCATGGGCGACAAGGCCTCGGCCAAAATGACCATGAAGAAGGCCGGGGTGCCCACCGTACCCGGCTCCGATGGGTTGATTGAAGACCTTAAAGAAGCCAAAAAAATGGCTAAGGAAATTGGCTACCCCGTAATGATCAAAGCCACTGCCGGAGGGGGCGGAAAAGGCATGAAGGTGATCTGGGAGGAAAAAGAACTGGAAGAATCACTCGAAAAAGCCATGCGCGAAGCACAGGCAGCTTTTGGCAATTCGGGAATGTACATGGAGAAGTTTGTGGAGGAACCCCGCCACATTGAAATACAAATTGCAGGTGATCAGTTTGGTACCTTTTGCCACATGAGCGAGCGGGATTGCTCCATTCAGCGCCGTCACCAAAAGCTGGTGGAAGAAACTCCCTCGCCGTTTATGACCAAAGCCTTGCGCAAAGCCATGGGAGAGGCGGCCATTAAAGCTGCTGCAGCGGTAGATTACGAAGGTGTGGGAACCGTAGAGTTTTTGGTTGACAAGAACCGAAACTTCTACTTCATGGAAATGAACACTCGAATCCAGGTAGAGCACACCATTACCGAAGAGGTAATCACCTATGACCTGATCAAAGAGCAGATTAAAATTGCGGCGGGTATTCCCATTTCAGGCAAAAACTACGAGCCAACCATGCACGCCATCCAATGCCGCATCAACGCTGAAGATCCCTTCAACGATTTCCGACCTTCACCCGGTAAAATTACCGACTACCACGAGCCGGGAGGACACGGAATAAGACTGGACACCCACGTGTACGCAGGTTATACCATTCCGCCTAACTACGATTCAATGATTTCCAAACTCATTACCGTGGCGCAAACACGCGAGGAAGCAATCCTCAAAATGCAGCGCGCGCTCGATGAGTACATCATTGAGGGTATCAAAACCACGGTGCCTTTCCATCAGGCACTCTTTAAGAACGAGGAATTCCGGGCGGGCAATTACACCACCAAGTTTATGGAGTCCTTCAACATTAAAGACTACCAGTAA
- the accB gene encoding acetyl-CoA carboxylase biotin carboxyl carrier protein, whose product MKLEEIQDLIKFVSKSGVSEVQIEQKDFKIIIKSDKEKRTRGGAQEAMPQYMHPMPQQMMQAPQPAAAAAPAPTPAPAAEAPKAPAEDSKYVTIKSPMIGTFYRSPSPDKDAFVNVGDSVKEGKVICIIEAMKLFNEIESEVSGKIVKVLVDDSSPVEYDQPLFLVDPS is encoded by the coding sequence ATGAAGTTAGAAGAAATCCAGGACCTGATTAAGTTTGTGTCGAAATCGGGTGTGAGCGAAGTTCAGATAGAACAGAAGGACTTCAAGATCATTATCAAATCCGACAAGGAAAAGAGAACCCGTGGCGGTGCCCAGGAAGCCATGCCACAGTACATGCACCCCATGCCGCAGCAAATGATGCAGGCTCCGCAACCTGCTGCAGCCGCGGCCCCGGCGCCCACTCCGGCACCTGCCGCGGAAGCACCCAAGGCGCCCGCGGAAGATTCCAAATACGTAACCATCAAGTCGCCGATGATCGGAACCTTTTACCGCTCCCCATCGCCCGATAAGGATGCATTTGTAAATGTGGGTGATTCTGTAAAAGAAGGTAAGGTGATTTGCATCATCGAGGCCATGAAGCTCTTCAACGAAATAGAATCGGAGGTGAGCGGAAAGATTGTAAAGGTGCTGGTGGATGATTCATCACCGGTAGAGTACGATCAGCCATTGTTTTTGGTTGACCCTTCCTGA
- a CDS encoding ketoacyl-ACP synthase III, which yields MSKLTAAITAVQGYVPEYVLNNEELEKMVDTNDEWIQSRTGIIERRILKEPGKGTSDMGAEAVRRLCEKKNIDPAEIDVLICATVTPDHQFPATANLIADKVGAVNSWSFDIMAACSGFLYALETGSKFIESGKYKKVVVVGADKMSSIIDYTDRATCIIFGDGAGAVLLEPDETSHGIIDSRLYSDGSGFVHLHQKAGGSVKPASHETIDAKEHYVYQEGKHVFKFAVTRMADVSVEIMERNNLTSDDVAWLVPHQANLRIIDATAQRMGLDTSKVMINIQRYGNTTAGTIPLCLWEWEPQLKRGDNIILSAFGGGFTWGAVLVKWAYDTPQ from the coding sequence ATGTCGAAATTGACTGCCGCCATTACCGCCGTTCAGGGATACGTTCCCGAGTATGTCCTCAACAATGAGGAGCTCGAAAAAATGGTGGATACCAACGATGAGTGGATACAATCGCGAACCGGAATCATAGAGCGTAGAATTCTGAAAGAGCCGGGAAAAGGAACTTCCGACATGGGTGCCGAGGCCGTCAGGAGGCTGTGCGAAAAGAAAAATATCGACCCCGCAGAGATTGATGTTCTGATCTGTGCAACGGTTACCCCCGACCACCAGTTTCCTGCAACAGCCAATCTCATCGCCGATAAGGTAGGAGCAGTAAACAGTTGGAGTTTCGACATCATGGCGGCCTGCTCCGGCTTTTTGTACGCCCTCGAAACAGGCTCAAAGTTTATTGAATCGGGCAAGTACAAGAAAGTTGTGGTGGTGGGAGCAGATAAAATGTCGTCAATCATTGACTACACCGATCGTGCAACCTGTATCATTTTTGGCGATGGTGCCGGAGCAGTGCTGCTGGAACCCGACGAAACCAGTCATGGTATCATTGATTCCAGGTTGTACAGCGATGGCTCGGGGTTTGTGCATCTGCACCAAAAAGCTGGCGGTTCGGTGAAGCCGGCTTCGCATGAAACCATTGATGCCAAAGAACATTACGTTTATCAGGAAGGCAAACACGTGTTCAAGTTTGCAGTAACCCGCATGGCCGATGTGTCGGTGGAAATCATGGAGCGCAACAACCTCACCAGTGATGATGTGGCATGGCTGGTTCCGCACCAGGCCAATCTGCGCATTATTGACGCCACTGCCCAGCGTATGGGGCTCGATACGTCCAAGGTGATGATTAACATTCAACGCTACGGAAACACAACAGCAGGTACCATTCCGCTTTGTTTATGGGAATGGGAACCGCAACTCAAACGCGGAGATAATATTATCCTCTCAGCCTTTGGCGGAGGTTTTACATGGGGTGCCGTGCTCGTAAAATGGGCTTACGACACACCTCAATAA
- the rpmF gene encoding 50S ribosomal protein L32 — translation MAHPKRRQSTTRRDKRRTHDKATAPVVALCKVTGEPHQFHRAYWYEGKMYYKGQVVIDTNA, via the coding sequence ATGGCACATCCCAAACGAAGACAATCCACTACCCGACGGGACAAAAGACGAACACACGACAAAGCAACCGCTCCTGTTGTGGCACTTTGCAAAGTAACCGGCGAACCTCACCAGTTTCATCGTGCTTATTGGTACGAAGGCAAAATGTACTACAAAGGTCAGGTGGTGATTGACACCAATGCCTAG